In the genome of Streptomyces sp. NBC_00259, the window ACCGGTGACGTGCTCAACGACAACCAGCAGGGCGCGTTCGAGTCGTACGTCCGGGGCGGTGGCGGCTTCGTGGGTGTGCACGCCGCGGCCGACACCGAGTACTCCTGGCCGTTCTACGGGCAGCTCATGGGCGCCTGGTTCGACTCCCACCCGGCGATCCAGCAGGCCACCGCCAGGGTCGAGGACCGGGCACACCCGGCCACCTCACACCTCGGCCAGAGCTGGGCGCGCACCGACGAGTGGTACAACTACCGCACCAATCCCCGCTCCACGGCCCATGTCCTCGCCACGCTCGACGAGACCTCGTACAACGGCGGCACCATGGGCGCGGACCATCCGCACACCTGGTGCAAGACGTACGAGGGCGGCCGGTCCTTCTACACCGGCGGCGGACACACCCAGGAGTCGTACGCCGACGGCGCGTTCCGCGCCCAGCTGCTCGGCGGGATCCGGTACGCCGCCGGGCAGGCCGCCGCCGACTGCCGCCCCGAGAGCGGCTACACCACGCTCTTCAACGGCTCCACGACCGGCTGGTCGCAGGCCGGGCCCGGCTCCTTCACCAACTCCGACGCCACGCTCACCACGACCGGCGGGCTCGGCCTCCTCTGGTACAGCGCCCAGGAGTACACCTCGTACTCGCTGAAGCTGGACTGGATGATGCCCGGGGACGACAACTCCGGCGTCTTCATCGGCTTCCCGCCCAGCTCCGACCCCTGGTCGGCGGTGGACAACGGCTACGAGATCCAGATCGACGCGACCGACACGGCCGACAGGACCACCGGCGCGGTCTACGGATTCGCGTCGGCGGACATCGCCGCCAGGGACGGGGCGCTGAACCCGCCGGGCGAGTGGAACACCTACGAACTGCTCGTGGAGGGCGAGCACCTCCAGGTGTTCCTGAACGGGGTGAAGATCAACGACTTCACCAACACCGATCCGGCGCGCTCCCTCCAGCAGGGCCACATCGGTCTGCAGAACCACGGCACCGGTGACGACGTCCGCTTCCGCAACGTGCGGATCAAAGGCCTGAGCGGCAGGATCACCGGCCTGGCGGGCAAGTGCGTGGACGTCCGTGCCGCGGCCACCGCCGACGGGACCCCCGTCCAGCTCTACACGTGCAACGGGACCGACGCCCAGAAGTGGAGCCGGGTGGGCCAGACCATCCGCGCGTTCGGCAAGTGCCTGGACATCGCGGGCGGCGCCACCGCCAACCGGTCTCCGGTGCAGCTCCACACCTGCAACGGCAGCGGTGCACAGAAGTGGGAGGTCCACACCAACAGCACGCTGCGCAATCCGCAGTCCGGCCGCTGCCTGGACGTGCCGGGCGGTAACTCCGCCGACGGTACGCAACTCGCCCTCTACGACTGCGTGCCCACCTCCCCGAACGAGCAGTGGAAGCTGCCCTTCTGAACGGCGCCGCGGCACACCCATCACCCTCGGTCACGCCGGCCGCACTCCGGGACGCGCTCCGGGAGTGCGGCCGGCCCGCCCCAGGTGGCCGACCGTGCACGCCGGAGCACAATAGGAAATGTCTCCGGCAGCCTCCGCGGAACTCGCACGCGTGACCGCGGGCCGAGGAAAGGCGCCGACGGAAGGTGCACGGCATGGGCCGCATGCGCAGGATCGCAGTGGTCGGGGGCGGCGGGGGAGCGGTGTGTCTGCTCGACGCACTGTCCCGGACGTCCGCGCCGCCGGCCGCCGTCACCGTCTTCGAGCCGTCCGACCGCCTGTGGCGCGGCCGCCCCTACCAGCGGGACGCCGACTGCATTCTGGTGAACCTCCCCTCGCGCGCCATGTCGGTCCGCTCCGGGGACCGCGATCACTTCGACCGCTGGCTCTCCCGTGGCCACCGGTGGCAGCCCGAAGCAACGGAGGACGCCGATCCCTTCAACGCCGCGGCCTTCCCCCCTCGAACACTCTTCGGCGACTACCTGGAGTCGGTGGCGCACGACGGCGTGGACCGGCTCAGGGACCGTGGCTGGAGCGTCCACGTCGTACGCGAACGGGTGGTCCACGCCGCCCCGTCGGCCGCAGGCGCCACGCTGACCACGGAGCGCGGCACGGAGCACCGGGCCGACCGCGTCGTCCTCTGTCTGGGAGCGGGCACGCCGTACGACGGATTCCGTCTGGACGGACCGGAACCCGGATTCGTCCCCGACCCGTACCCGGTGTCCAAGGCCCTGGCCGGCATCGACCCGCAGGCCACCGTCGCCGTCCTCGGCACGGGGCTGACCGCCGTGGACGTGAGTCTCGCCCTGCGGGCCGGCGGACATGAAGGACCGGTCTTCCTGCTCTCCCGCAACGGGGTGCTGCCCGCGGTGCGCCAGCGGCCGGTCGCCCACACCATGCGGCACTTCACTCCCGACCGCTTCCACACCCTGAGCCGTCGCGGGCAGGTCGGCCTCACCCAGGTCGTTCAGGTACTGCACGACGAACTCGCCGCCGCAGGACAGCACCCGGCCGAGCTCGAGACCGAGTTCGCCCTGCTGCGCGAGGACCCCACCCGCCGGCTACGACGTCAACTGGACCTGTACGACGCGCAGACCCTCGGACTGCGCATCCTGCAACACACCCTGCCCGTCGCCGTCGACGTCTGGCCGCTGATGCCGGACCGGGACCGCGCCGGACTCCTGCGCGACCACTACCGCGCCCTCCATTCCCTGTGCTGCCCGATGCCGCCCTCCAGCGCCGCCCGGCTGCTGGCCATGAGCGAAGCGGGCCAACTGCGCATCATGGACGGGCTGCAGGAGGTCGGCCGTACACGCCAGGGATTCGGCGTCGCCACGCAGGACCGACGGCTCCACGCCGACGTGGTGGTCAACGCCACCTCCGTCGCTCCGCACCGGGTGCCCACGGCCGCGGCGCCCCTCGTGCAGTCCTTGGTCACGGCGTCCGCGGCCTCGGTGCATCCGCACGGCGGCCTTCACGTGGCACGCGAGACCAGCCAGTTCGTCGTCGACGGCAGGACACAGGAGTGCTTCTACGCGCTCGGCGACGTGACCTTCGGGTCCTTGTTCATCACCGCCGCGATGCCCGTCATCGTGAAGCTGGCCCAGGAGATCACCCGCGAGCTGGTCAAGCCGTGACCGCCGTCCTGACGCCGGGCGCGCTGACTGCCGTCCTGACGCCGGGCGCGCTGCGTCCCGTCTGGCTGAGGGTCACGCGCTCCGACGGCCGCACGGGCTCCCGTCAGCCGGGTGACGCGGTGCGCACGATCGTGAAGACCGCGCCCTCCGGGTCCGCGACCGTCGCCAGCCGTCCGCTGGTGCCCTCGCGCGGCGCGCGGAGCACATGGCCGCCGAGGTCCACCACCCGGGCCGTGCTCTCGTCGGTGTCCTCGACCTCGAAGTACGTCATCCAGTGCGAGCCCTTGTCACGGGGCAGCGCATGCCCCACACCGTGGATCGAGGCCACCGGCCGGGCCTCCAGATGCAGGGTCAGATAGTCGAAGTCGGCGGAGACCACCGGCTCCAGGTCGTAGCCGAACACCGACTGGTAGAACTTGGCGACCGCCGAAGTCTCCCTGGTCACCAGCTCGTTCCAGACCGGCGTGCCATGGGTGCCGAAAAGGGCGGTGCCGGTGTGGGCGGCGGCCTGCCAGACGCCGAAGACCGCGCCCTCCGGGTCGGATGCGATGACGAGGCGTCCCGCGTCGGCCGCGTCGAGCGGCCCGACGCCGATCGTGCCGCCGCACATCCTGATCTGCTCGGCGCTCTCGTCGACGTCCTCCGAAGCCATGTACGTCGTCCAGGCGATCGGCAGATGGCGGTCCGGCGGAAGCTGCCCGATGCCCGCCACCTCCTTGCCGTCGATCAGCGCGCGGACGTACGGACCGAGCTGCTGCGGACCGGGGACGAACTCCCAGCCGAACAGTGACCCGTAGAAATCCTGAGTCGCGTCAAGTCCGTGCACCATGAGGCTCACCCAGCAGGGTGTGCCGGGTCTGCGCCGAGTCGCCTCGGTCGTCATCGTCACTCTCTCCTCGGACCATCGTCGTCGTGGCCGTGCGGGGGACCGGACGGGGCCGCGGTACGGACCCCGTACGAGAAGCCGTACGGGGAAGCCGTACGGGACGGTCGTACACCCCGTGCCGATGCTTGCACCACCGGGCACGCGGCGCGCCACGGCCGCGCCGCCCTCTCCCCGGGATCCCACGGGGAGGATGCCCGTTCTGGCATGCCCCACCCTTCCTCGTCCGCCGCTGTCACGGGCCGGCCGCGTCTGCGCGAAGATGGCGTGATGAACCCCATCCTCACCGCAACCGAACTCGCGAGCGAGTCGGCTGGTCCACGGCCTCCGGTGCTGCTCGACGTCCGCTGGCAGCTGAGCACGGCCAAGGCGGCCGGTGCCCCTCCCTTCGACGGACGGGCCGCGTACGAGGCCGGGCACATCCCCGGCGCCGTGTACGTCGACCTCGACTCCGAGCTGGCGGGCCCGCCCGGGGCGGGTGGCCGGCATCCGCTGCCGGACGCGGCGGCCTTCGGCGCGGCGATGCGCCGCGCGGGCGTGTCGAACGGCGTGCCGGTCGTCGTCTACGACGGCGGCCAGGGCTGGGCCGCGGCGCGGGCGTGGTGGCTGCTGCGGTGGACCGGGCACGCCGACGTACGGGTCCTGGACGGCGGCCTCGAGGCGTGGGACGGCCCCCTGACGACGGAGGACTCCGCTCCGGAGCCCGGTGACTTCACACCGGTGCCGGGTGCCCTCCCGCTGCTCGACGCGGACGGTGCGGCGGCGCTGGCCCGTTCCGGGCTGCTGCTGGACGCACGGGCCGCCGAGCGCTACCGGGGCGACGTCGAGCCGATCGACCGCGTCGGCGGGCACATCCCCGGCGCGGTCTCGGCCCCGACGACCGAGAACGTCATGGCCGGCGCCGCCACCTTCCTGTCGGCGGAGGACCTGGCGGACCGCTTCAAGCGTCTCGGCGCCATGGACGCCCCCGAGGTCGGCGTCTACTGCGGCTCGGGCGTCTCCGGCGCCCACGAGGTCCTCGCCCTCGCCGTTGCCGGCATCCCCGCCGCTCTGTACGCGGGCTCGTGGTCGGAATGGTCCTCCGACCCGGCCCGCCCGGTGGCCACGGGTCCTGACCCGCAATAGCCGGATCGCCGGCCGGGCTCCCGAGGAGCCCGGCCGGCGACCGACGAGGAGGTCGGGGCGGAGCCCCGTACTCCCTACTCCTGCTTCTTCCGCCGCGTACCGAACACGATCTCGTCCCAGCTCGGCACCGCGGCCCGCCGCCCCGGGCGGACGCCGTCCGCCTCGGCCTGCCGGTCCGTGGTGCCGGTGAGGCGGTCGCGGTGGCCGGTGACCGAGCGGGGCATCAGGACGTCCGCGTACGCCGAGCCGGCACCCGCCGATGCCGCAGGGGCGGGCGGCTCCTCGGTCCCGGGCTCCTGGACGGGCTCGCCGGCGGGCGCCTCCGTGGCGGGCCGGTCGGGAACGACCAGGTCCCCGCGGAAGCTCGGCACCGCCTCCAGCAGGCTGGTCAGCGAGTCCCGCTCGCTCTCCTCCGGCTCCGGTGCCGGGGCGGCCGGCAGGGGCGCCGGACGGTCCAGTGCACGATCGAGCGCGCGGTCCAGCGGCCGGTCACGGGGCAGCCGGGCGATGCGCGGCACGAACGGGAAGCTCGGCTCCTGCGAGACGGCGATCGCGTCGTCGGTCTCACCGATCAGCGCCCGCGCCTCGTCGTCGACGGCCTGGACGAGCCGCCGCGGCGGGTCGTACGTCCAGCTCGCCGAGTGCGGCTCGCCCGCGACCCGGTAGACCAGCAGCACTTCCCAGGTGCCGTCGTCACGGCGCCAGGAGTCCCACTGCACGGTGTCCTTCTCGGCGCCGCGCAGCAGCAGGCGCTCCTGCACCGCCTCGCCGAGCTGCGGGCCGGTGTTCTCGCCGGGACGCCGTACGGGTGTCTTGCGCGCACGCTCCGCCATGAACGCGCGCTCCGCGAGCACCGGGCCCTCGAAGCGGCGCACCCGCTCGACGGGAATGCCGGCGAGCTGGGCGACCTCTTCCGCGGAGGCACCCGCGCGTATACGCGCCTGGATGTCGCGGGGGCGGAGATGGCTCTCCACCTCGATCTCGATCTGGCCGAGGCGGGCGCGGTCGTTGCGGACGGCGGCGCGCAGCCGCTCATCAATCGGAAGCGTGTACTCCGTGCTGTCCGCAGCCTTCAGCACCAGTCGTGTGCCGTCGTTGGAGACGGCCACGACACGCAGTTCGGGCATGGGGACCTCCCGGGTGGTGCCTGCCGACGTCACGTGCGTCGCTGCTTCCGCTAGTCGAGTGTGGCCTGCCCGGGTGCAGCCTGCCACAACCTTGCCGAGTTACCCGGCGTGTCGGGCATGGGCCCTGGATCGCCGTTATGGCACGGTTACCTATTTCGCAACGCAGTGTGACGGACTTCGTCACGCTGTGCAGCAGGCGACCATGCGATGCCGCGGCGTCGCCGGTTCGAGTGCCGCATTCGGCCCCCTTCCCTGAGGCCGTGCACCCGTGAGAGAGACCGGACCCAGGGCTCGCCACAGTACTCCATTCGGGCCATCGGGGTGGACCGGCGCGCCGCCGAACTTGTCGTGGGGGAGGGAAGTTGGGTCGCCCTACCCCGAATTCGAGGGTGGCAAGCTTCACAGAATTTCCCGAATCGGAACTATTCGATTCGCCCATATGTCCCTTCTTGTTGCACGGTGGGGTAGATGGGTAAGCAGAGGCTGGAGATGCATCAGAAGCGGGACAACGGCACGGCACAACAGAAGGAACGGCGGCTCGAACTGAACGTTCCGCAGGTCGCGGGCAGTGCGATCGCGGCGGTCGCGGCGGCGGTGCTCGCCTCCCAACTCGGCGTCTACGGAACGATCCTCGGCGCCGGGGTGGTGAGCGTCGTGGCCACGTGCGGCGGCTCCGTCTTCCAGCACCTGTTCAGGCGAACCGGCGAACAGATCCGCGAAGTCACCCATCAGGTGCGCCCCAAGGGCGGTGAGCTGCCGCCCCGTTCGAACGCCTGGCAGGAGCAGGGTTCCGCGCACGGGGAGTTCGGGGAGGCGGCCACCCACGGCACCCGCGTCCGCGGCTGGAAGAGGTCCCTGCTCGCCGCCGCCGTGGTCTTCGCCGTGGCGATGATCGGCATCACCGGATACGAACTCGCCTCCGGTCAGGACCTGAGCGGTGGCCGGGGCACCACCGTCGGCACGGCCGTACGCGGTGGCGGAGGCGGCAACTCCGCTCCGGAGGAGTCCCCTTCGCCCGCCGGCCCCGAGGAGAACGGGGGCGGGGGCGGGGAGAGGCGTACGACCCCGGACGGTGGCTCCGGCGACCCGGACGGCAACGGCAACGGCTCCGGGAGCGGCACCGGAAGCGGCGGCGGCAGCAGCACCGAACAGGGCGCGGGTACGGACGGTGGTGCCGACCCGGGCGGCAGCAGTGGCGGTTCCGGTTCCGCCCCGGGCACGGAGGGCGGCCGGGGCGACGGGGGCGAGGACGAACCCACCCCGACCCCCACCCCCTCCGCGTCCACCGACGGCGGGACTCCCTCGGAGCCCCCGGCCCCGAAGCCCACGCCCTCCCCGCCCACAGGAGCGGACACGCCTTAGGCGCCCAGCACCCGCCGCAGATAGTCGTTGCCGAACACGCGCTCCGGGTCCAACCGGTCACGCAGCGCCGTGAATTCGCCGAATCGCGGATAGACGCTCTCGAAGTACTCCGCGTCCCGCGTGTGGATCTTGCCCCAGTGGGGACGGCCGCCGTGCTGGGTCATGATGCGCTCCACCGCGGTGAAGTACGAGCGGTACGGGGTGCCCTTGTACATGTGCACGGCGATGTACGCGCTCTCGCGGCCCGAGGCCGTGGAGAGCGCGATGTCGTCGGCCGGCGCCGTTCGCACCTCCACCGGGAAGCTGATCCGCAGCGGGGAGCGGTCGATCATCGCCTTCACCTCGCGCAGTGCCCCGACCGCCGCCTCCCGTGGAAGCGCGTACTCCATCTCGACGAAGCGCACCCGGCGGGGACTTGTGAAGACCTTGTAGGGAATGTCCGTGTACGTGCGGGCGGACAGGGCACGGCTGGACAGCTTCGCGATCGCGGGGATCGTCGCCGGTACCGCGCGGCCGACCGAATTGACCACCTGGAACAGCCCGTTGGAGAGCAGCTCGTCCTCGATCCAGCCACTGACCGCTCCGGGCGGGGCGGCGGGTCCCGCGCTGCGGTTGTTGCGCTTGGTGTTGCAGTTGCCGGTGTGCGGGAACCAGTAGAACTCGAAGTGCTCGTTCTCCGCGTGCAGCTCGTCGAACTCCGCCGTGACCCGGTCGAAGGTCATCGGCTCCTCGCGGGCCGCCAGCAGGAACAGCGGCTCCACGGCGAAGGTGATCGCGCTGACCACCCCCAGCGCACCGAGGCCGATCCGGGCCGCGGCGAAGACCTCCGGATTCTCCTTCTCGGAGCAGGTCAGCACCGAACCGTCGGCCGTGATCAGCTCGAGGCCCCTGATCTGCGCCGCGATCGAGGCCGAGTCGCGGCCCGTGCCGTGCGTCCCCGTGCTCGTCGCGCCCGCGACGGTCTGCTCCATGATGTCGCCCATGTTCGTGAGCGACAGGTCCTCACGGGCGAGCGCGGTGTTCAGCCGCTTCAGCGGCGTACCGGCCTCGACGGTCACCGTCATCGCCGTACGGTCGATCTCCCGTATGCCGGTGAGCAGATCGGGCCTGACCAGTACGCCGTCGGTCGCGGCGATCGCGGTGAACGAGTGGCCCGTACCGACCGTCTTCACCCGCAGACCGTCCTCGGCGGCCCGGCGCACGGCCTCGGCCAGTTCGGCCGCCGAGGCGGGGGTGACCTCCCGCACCGGGTGCGACGTCACCGTACCCGCCCAGTTACGCCACGCGTTCTCCGTCGTGGTCCTGGATGTGCTCGTCATCCCGCCCCTCCCGCGTCGGCACCGGCTCGCGCAGCCGGCGATACCCCAGGACCGCGACCACGACCGCGAGCGCTCCCGCCACCGCGGGCACCGCGTACGCGGCACCGGCCCCGTACTCGTCCACCATCCATCCTGAGGCCGACAGGCCGAGCGAGACGCCGACCGCGAGTCCGGTACCGGTCCAGGTCATGCCCTCGGTCAGTCTGGTGCGTGGTACGTGTGCCTCGACGAGGGCCATCGTCGTCACCATCGTCGGCGCGATGGCCAGGCCCGCGACAAAGAGCGCCACGGCCAGGACCACGAGATTCCCGGCCAGTTGGAGGGGGATCATACTCACGGCCATCGCGCAGACACCCACTACCCACCTGCGGGCCGGCTCACCCTTGAGGTGGAGCAGCCCGAAGACCGCTCCGGCCAGGCAGGAGCCCAGCGCGTACACCGCGAGCACCAGGCTCGCCGCCGCCTTGCTGCCCTGCTCCTCGGCGAAGGCCACCGTCACCACGTCCACCGAGCCGAAGATCGCGCCGGTCGCGACGAAGGTGCCCACGAGGACCTGCAGACCGGGGGAGCGGAGCGCGGAACCGCCGCTGTCCTGTGCGCGCGGATGCGGCACGGGTTCGGTGGCGCGCTGGGCCGTCAGCCACAGGACGCCGATCACGAGGAACGCGGTGGCCAGCAGCGGCCCCGCCTCCGGGAACCACACCGTGGACAGCCCGATGGAGATGATCGGGCCGACGATGAAGCACACCTCGTCGGCGATCGACTCGAAGGCGTACGCCGTGTGCAGTTCGCGCCGCGAGCCCTGGTAGATCTCCGCCCAGCGGGCCCGGGTCATCGCGCCGACGGCGGGGATACAGCCGGCGCAGGCGGTGAACACGAAGAGCAGCCAGCTGGGTGCGCCCTGCTGGGCGCACACGAGCAGTCCCGTGACCGCTGCCACCGAGACCAGCAGGGCGGGGCGGAGCACCCGGCGCTGCCCGTGCCGGTCGACCAGCCGGGACACCTGGGGGCCGAGGACGGCCGCCGAGAGCGCGAGCGTCGCGGAGAGCCAGCCGGCGAGGCTGTAGCGCCCGGTCAGCTGGGACACCATGGCCACGATGCCGACGCCCATCATGGACAGCGGCATGCGGCCGAAGAAGCCGGCGGCGGAGAACGCCACGGTGCCGGGGGCCGCGAATATCGCGCGGTAGGGACTGGGCAAGAGGGCGCTCCGTAAGGAATGTGATCGGCCGGAACAGCTTACGGGTTAGGTAAGCCTTACTCCAACGCGGTTGCCCGGTTGTCGGACGCTGGTGGGAGGATCGCACCATGGCCGAACAGCACGACCCCGCTCCCCGCGACCCCGCTCCCTATGACGCCCTGCTGCTCCTCTCGTTCGGCGGGCCCGAGGGCCCGGACGACGTGGTCCCCTTCCTGGAGAACGTGACGCGCGGCCGGGGCATCCCCAAGGAGCGCCTCAAGGAAGTCGGTCAGCACTACTTCCGGTTCGGCGGGATCAGCCCGATCAACGACCA includes:
- a CDS encoding FAD/NAD(P)-binding protein produces the protein MGRMRRIAVVGGGGGAVCLLDALSRTSAPPAAVTVFEPSDRLWRGRPYQRDADCILVNLPSRAMSVRSGDRDHFDRWLSRGHRWQPEATEDADPFNAAAFPPRTLFGDYLESVAHDGVDRLRDRGWSVHVVRERVVHAAPSAAGATLTTERGTEHRADRVVLCLGAGTPYDGFRLDGPEPGFVPDPYPVSKALAGIDPQATVAVLGTGLTAVDVSLALRAGGHEGPVFLLSRNGVLPAVRQRPVAHTMRHFTPDRFHTLSRRGQVGLTQVVQVLHDELAAAGQHPAELETEFALLREDPTRRLRRQLDLYDAQTLGLRILQHTLPVAVDVWPLMPDRDRAGLLRDHYRALHSLCCPMPPSSAARLLAMSEAGQLRIMDGLQEVGRTRQGFGVATQDRRLHADVVVNATSVAPHRVPTAAAPLVQSLVTASAASVHPHGGLHVARETSQFVVDGRTQECFYALGDVTFGSLFITAAMPVIVKLAQEITRELVKP
- a CDS encoding MFS transporter, yielding MPSPYRAIFAAPGTVAFSAAGFFGRMPLSMMGVGIVAMVSQLTGRYSLAGWLSATLALSAAVLGPQVSRLVDRHGQRRVLRPALLVSVAAVTGLLVCAQQGAPSWLLFVFTACAGCIPAVGAMTRARWAEIYQGSRRELHTAYAFESIADEVCFIVGPIISIGLSTVWFPEAGPLLATAFLVIGVLWLTAQRATEPVPHPRAQDSGGSALRSPGLQVLVGTFVATGAIFGSVDVVTVAFAEEQGSKAAASLVLAVYALGSCLAGAVFGLLHLKGEPARRWVVGVCAMAVSMIPLQLAGNLVVLAVALFVAGLAIAPTMVTTMALVEAHVPRTRLTEGMTWTGTGLAVGVSLGLSASGWMVDEYGAGAAYAVPAVAGALAVVVAVLGYRRLREPVPTREGRDDEHIQDHDGERVA
- a CDS encoding VOC family protein, which translates into the protein MTTEATRRRPGTPCWVSLMVHGLDATQDFYGSLFGWEFVPGPQQLGPYVRALIDGKEVAGIGQLPPDRHLPIAWTTYMASEDVDESAEQIRMCGGTIGVGPLDAADAGRLVIASDPEGAVFGVWQAAAHTGTALFGTHGTPVWNELVTRETSAVAKFYQSVFGYDLEPVVSADFDYLTLHLEARPVASIHGVGHALPRDKGSHWMTYFEVEDTDESTARVVDLGGHVLRAPREGTSGRLATVADPEGAVFTIVRTASPG
- the sepH gene encoding septation protein SepH; this translates as MTSAGTTREVPMPELRVVAVSNDGTRLVLKAADSTEYTLPIDERLRAAVRNDRARLGQIEIEVESHLRPRDIQARIRAGASAEEVAQLAGIPVERVRRFEGPVLAERAFMAERARKTPVRRPGENTGPQLGEAVQERLLLRGAEKDTVQWDSWRRDDGTWEVLLVYRVAGEPHSASWTYDPPRRLVQAVDDEARALIGETDDAIAVSQEPSFPFVPRIARLPRDRPLDRALDRALDRPAPLPAAPAPEPEESERDSLTSLLEAVPSFRGDLVVPDRPATEAPAGEPVQEPGTEEPPAPAASAGAGSAYADVLMPRSVTGHRDRLTGTTDRQAEADGVRPGRRAAVPSWDEIVFGTRRKKQE
- a CDS encoding D-arabinono-1,4-lactone oxidase; the protein is MTSTSRTTTENAWRNWAGTVTSHPVREVTPASAAELAEAVRRAAEDGLRVKTVGTGHSFTAIAATDGVLVRPDLLTGIREIDRTAMTVTVEAGTPLKRLNTALAREDLSLTNMGDIMEQTVAGATSTGTHGTGRDSASIAAQIRGLELITADGSVLTCSEKENPEVFAAARIGLGALGVVSAITFAVEPLFLLAAREEPMTFDRVTAEFDELHAENEHFEFYWFPHTGNCNTKRNNRSAGPAAPPGAVSGWIEDELLSNGLFQVVNSVGRAVPATIPAIAKLSSRALSARTYTDIPYKVFTSPRRVRFVEMEYALPREAAVGALREVKAMIDRSPLRISFPVEVRTAPADDIALSTASGRESAYIAVHMYKGTPYRSYFTAVERIMTQHGGRPHWGKIHTRDAEYFESVYPRFGEFTALRDRLDPERVFGNDYLRRVLGA
- a CDS encoding ThuA domain-containing protein: MRIPGRSVRTALAVAAAALTALAPPAATEADAADTAYDVLVFTRTAGFRHDSIPAGVQAVKDLGAGNDFTVNATEDPAAFTASNLAGYEAVVFLNTTGDVLNDNQQGAFESYVRGGGGFVGVHAAADTEYSWPFYGQLMGAWFDSHPAIQQATARVEDRAHPATSHLGQSWARTDEWYNYRTNPRSTAHVLATLDETSYNGGTMGADHPHTWCKTYEGGRSFYTGGGHTQESYADGAFRAQLLGGIRYAAGQAAADCRPESGYTTLFNGSTTGWSQAGPGSFTNSDATLTTTGGLGLLWYSAQEYTSYSLKLDWMMPGDDNSGVFIGFPPSSDPWSAVDNGYEIQIDATDTADRTTGAVYGFASADIAARDGALNPPGEWNTYELLVEGEHLQVFLNGVKINDFTNTDPARSLQQGHIGLQNHGTGDDVRFRNVRIKGLSGRITGLAGKCVDVRAAATADGTPVQLYTCNGTDAQKWSRVGQTIRAFGKCLDIAGGATANRSPVQLHTCNGSGAQKWEVHTNSTLRNPQSGRCLDVPGGNSADGTQLALYDCVPTSPNEQWKLPF
- a CDS encoding sulfurtransferase; the protein is MNPILTATELASESAGPRPPVLLDVRWQLSTAKAAGAPPFDGRAAYEAGHIPGAVYVDLDSELAGPPGAGGRHPLPDAAAFGAAMRRAGVSNGVPVVVYDGGQGWAAARAWWLLRWTGHADVRVLDGGLEAWDGPLTTEDSAPEPGDFTPVPGALPLLDADGAAALARSGLLLDARAAERYRGDVEPIDRVGGHIPGAVSAPTTENVMAGAATFLSAEDLADRFKRLGAMDAPEVGVYCGSGVSGAHEVLALAVAGIPAALYAGSWSEWSSDPARPVATGPDPQ